The DNA segment TGATCCACTTTTAATGTTCAAGGTTTTAAGGATCTTTCTTTCCACTGGTCCCTTAACTCAAAGTGCTCAGAGCTACACCAAAGCTCAAATGCTTCTGATTGTCACTGACTTCAGTTTGAGCCGATGAAAGTCTCATATAAATCCATTCTTTAAAGTGTCAGCTGTCAGTGCTGTTCATACTGAGTAACAATATAAAGCTTCAAAATTGGATCAATgtgttgtttaaatgctctgagCTATTACCCcattgaatttaattttctacatctactaatttcttgccatttgtgaaacacttcttaccaagtttttcagtcaaagtgaaaagtgacatggctcaaggtttcaaagggttggaCCATGacatatctttttattttgtcaaatgcAGTTGACCAGCACGATTATTATGTATATTTACTTAGGGTACAAGTATTCAGTGCTGCATGTGCCAGTTGCTTCATCCTGATGTCATTTAATCTGAAAGTCTTGTTGTTCACTCAAATCAAGCTGTTTAAGGTCTGATGAAAGAACTCCTCCAGCAGAGAGGTATTCTCACCAATCAACAAAGCGTTACCCCTGCTGGCAGAACCTGGCAGCCTGGCAtttatcatacattttttatacaatatatgaAAGAGTGGAAGGTCACCTTTCAGATCCTCTCAAGCATTTGACATCTCTATGTtatggaagtaaaaaaaattacagaggGAACGAATTTGACTTCCAGGTGATCTTGGAACAGCCCCCTCAGGGGTTTGAGCTATAAGCCAAAACCAACTGAGGgccaaaacacagtttaaacgaatacttcacccacaaaatgaccattttgaATCAATTAGTCATCCTGTGTTACCTTCAAATCATGGagaaagctttgtttttacTCGTGGCTCTGCGTAAAATGTTTGATTGGGGACTGCATTTAATagcagcaaaactgtatcaaagcatctgtttataaactctcacacaacttgtgcagtataatccaagtctcatttatccaggtttatgctcagtacttcccaaactcaaacatttaagcaaaaaaaacaacagaaaaaaatagtattggagtctggctttgaaaagagcattgACAAGTTTCACATTCAGTTCAGAAAAGTTTAAGTGAAACTTAAAATGTGAGTTTGGGAAGCACTTAGCATACAGCTGGATATATGAGGCTTGGATTATACTGCTTGCGTCGTGTCAGAGTTTGTTAACGagtgttttgatatagtttttgaaaactttggCTGTTTGCttgtaataaatcaatatgttcacCATTTTCTGCGAAGGcatatgagggaaaaaaagggaaaaaaagttttcttcatgaattatAGGTAACACGGCATGactaattattttacaaatggCAATTTCGTGGGTGAGGTATTTCTTTAACTATGGCACACAGTGCTGCTGTCAAATGAAAAGGCTGTGTTTTCCAAATctcaaaaactgaatatttctcACCTGACAACCATGCAATTGTACAATTACAATGATCTGATAAGATTTCTTGCCCACTAAcccataaaataaaagacaggtgattttttttcccctcagcttATGCAGAAACAAAGATACTTAAATACTCACTTATCATGGTTGTGGTGTTGTTCTGATTCTATTATTACCAGATTTACAAATACCACTATCTGTTAAAAAGCCATACTGATGCATTTAATCTACTgtcattattcatttaattcaaGCCTGTACAGAGTTTCCAGGTTGTTCTTTATAGAGGAAGCACTGCCTGCAGTTTGTCATGTGTTAATATTTATCCAAGAAGGCATCCGCTCAAGGCTCCAATATAATGGTATTGTTTAAGAAACCTTTAATGGAATCTGCAGcaattgttaaatgtttttttttttctataaaaacttTTAAGGACAGCACCCTGCTGAACCATATGTTGAAAGAAGACCAAAGTGCACCATTATATGTATGTACTTCCTTGAAGCACAAGAGTTTCATTGTTAGTGGTATAAGGGAGGAAAGATGTGTCTGGGTTTCAGAAGTCTGAAGAACAGGATCTCAGTCAGACATAAGGTTTATATTCAGCATGAAAGACCACACTGCTTTGGCGgcagtgagaaagagaaaatataagctTAGACTCATAGAACAACACTGCCACCTGTTGGGTCTTAAGTAGTACTACATGCATCTAAAATGCAGGGCCCAACCTTGGAGTCAAAACAGCAAGAGCACACAGGGAATGAAGCTGGTGTTGAACTCATGTACACTGTAATGGTTGGGgtctttatgtttatgttatgtatattttatgttctttacaGTAAACTTCTGGTGATGTACCATCAAAGGGTCATAGTTGATCCATAAGGTACTAATATGTACCTTTTCTTGGTTGAAAGGGTAAATAGAAGTTGCAAACTAAGAAAGTTTGTACCATTTTCCCAACATATAAGGGTACAATAAAAAAGATGTTAGTCTGTGACCATAATTCTGTTGGGTGATGGGATGGTCAGTGTGCCAGGGCTGGTAAGAAAATTATAAAGTTCAGTTAGAGCATTCACTTACTTCTATTGAGCATAGGTTTGTGGGGAAAACAGCCTTTTATTAATGCTAGTGAACTTTAGAATATGGAAAAATGTAGTGAAAAGAATATTAAAGATGTGTAAAGAATAAACACACCCATACTTTTGCAGTAGTCTATAGGTCTGCCATTAAGGTGGATGAAATTGGATGAGCAATGGGGCTTAGTCTAggctacattttaaaacaactatTTCTGAGTTATGCTCAATTTTGTGTGATATTTAGGCTGAAGCCTTGGCTGGCAGTATAAgcctaatttttaaaaatgtatcctcAGAACAGCATTGATGATTAACTATTTCCATGATAAGGAAGAGTTTCAAACACAGCTAcactgtttcagacagaggtgtTGCAACAAAGGGCAATATGAGatacatgatgtgtttttttaactttatatcGTGGAAAACTATTCTAGTAGACccccaaaatgcaaatatgatcctgaaaatgagcaaaatggAGCTTCTTTAAAGGGGCCCTATTGTGCTCATTCTGTAAAGAAATGTCTTGGCTAAACTTGTAATGGTCAAATGATCAGTTTGCCACAGGAGGAACTTGGATCTTACTTACAGGGGTGTCGTAGTGCGGGGAGGAGAGGGACTGATTACCCAGGGCTCCAATGGGACGAACGCCCTCGAAAAGCCTGAAATGAAAAGTGTGGTTTTatttgccgtttttttttttcttcctcccaaAGTAATTAGTGCcctaactaaaataaaactggcTGAATAAATTGGTTTAAAGACTGCagttcatataaaaaaaagtagtaaaagcTCTCTGAGGTCCGCACCCCCCATCGCAGCACACATTCATAGTAATCTATTGGTCATTCATAGCTTGCCATAGCCTTCATGTATATAAATCAAATACACGACAAGGATAAAAGACTATCTCCTGCTCGGCTCCCCACAACTACCGCCACCTCCTGATATCGCGCTAACCCCGCCGAGAACCCATTTCTCTCATCCCAATGAATCCTGTACTGGCACAGCACGCTCTTCTCTCCGCTCCCCCTATCCCTATCTATCTCAGCTCTCACTTAACTCTATATCTATCGAGTTACTGATATTAAGTTTAGAGCAACAGTATATAACGATCGTCCAGAATCACTAAGAGACTCATGAGAGATCGACAAGTGCTTGGGCACTCGGCTCTTACACACCGGCACCACTGCAGCCCCCCAAATCAACACTTATCATAATGTGATATCCTGCTATCATCTCCTAACACATCTGACCCCTGGTCACGTAAGCTCACGCGCTcgccctcccccccccccccccccccccccccctactccccccccccccccccccactccgcccctccctcccccccccccccccccccccccccccccccctccccccccccctccccccccccccccccccccccccccccccccccccccccccaccccactccatccccccccccccccccccccccccccccccccctccccccccccctcactccccccccgcccccctccccccaccttccccccccacccccccccaccccccacccccccccccccccccccacccatgcccccccccaaataacaataaataagtaataaaataagtatgtacatagaggaaaaaaggtatgtacacataataagtaagtaatagaataagtatgtacacaaaagatggattTGAGAATAGAATTTACAAAAATTTGTTGTGCAAATTATTCAGCCAGTGATGCTGATGTTATAGAGTCTTATTGCAGATGGGATGAATGACCTGCGGTAGCGCTCCTTCTTGCAgggtgattattattattattgacaaaGTAAAACATATTAGATACATAATAATAAGCTGATAGCAACGCTGATTGGAAAAGATGTTTCGGACTGAGCcttaaaatttgcatttgtttccGTTTCTCTCTCCACACTCCTGGTCGATAGGTGGAGACATTTTCGGCGTGTTATTTTCCTCCTTTGGTGGTTTTGGACCACAAAATCATTCAATATGGCAGCCCACAGGATAGCATGTTTAGGGTTGAATGCCCTTTATTCCTCTGTCTGCGCCCCAAAGCAGGTAACATACTGAGTATAACGCTACACTTGGtaatttaagtgtgtttttatgaagaCTGCATCGCTGACTAACGAGACGGACGGAGAAAGCAACGTTTTCAATATTAGCTAGTGCTCTCATTAGCTTTCCGACGTTAGCTTCATAGCTAATGCTAGTTAGCCTGCCTAAAGACAAACGCCTTTTAATTTCGTGCTAAATAATGTCCGACCTACAAAGCGCAGTAGCTATAGTGAGGGGTATGACTTGTTCGTATTATAACCTTTACTTACCGCAGACAAATGTGAGAGAAAAGTGAACACTTTAAGTCATTTCTGAAGCTAACGGTGTCTTGAGTTGCGTCCTTACCTGTTACACCACCGAGTCTCTAATGTCAGCCTGTTGTGCAGGTAAACCACTAAAGGAGGTGTCATTATCTCATttagacaaaataacaaaggaCTATCAAAGAgtgataaataaacagtaagCGCGCAGGAACATTCACAGCCCTGAGAGGAAAACTGAGGAGTCGGTTTGGTGAGATTGTGGTGACGAACGGGCTGCGTTCCAAAAGTCGTTCAGCGTGCCCTTGGCACTTACCTTGCCGTTCTAATAGTTTGTAAAATTTAAGTGAACTTAGTGAAATAGATCCTTGGAGGGCTGAGGGAGCAAGTTAGAGGTCGTCAGAGGTCTGTAtcacccacaatgcattgcagcTATGCATGTGAAGTTATAAGAAGAACTCTGGTAGCACcacagaagaaagagaggatgaATAAATTAGGgggaaattaattaattaattaaatgcagGTACATTCATCATCTGATGCTTTTCAatttcagtgaaagtgaaatttccTCTCTCACCCAACTGAACAGCAAATGCTGcttaaaaaggaaaactgatATGGCCCTATGCCCAGCAACCTCCATCCAGCCATTTTTACACTCATTTCACTTTGATACAGTATCACGGGGTCACTGCTCAGCCTCTCTTTCAGCTAAGGCATCCTtggctttaaaaacattgaaaaactGTGGCTTAATGCATGAGATCCATGGtcaaattaacttaattttacagtttttccgAAAGTGCATTCAACTAAAGGCAGTAGAATCAAgttcgttttgttttttggatttatGCTATATTTGATAGTGAGATAGCTACATGGAGTATAAACTGTTGCTACAATGAAGATGAGATGACGTTGAAATAATCACAAATCCCACGCTGACTCTGTCCAAAGCAGATAATAGTGTGGATGAATCCAGATCAGATGTATGTGGACAAGAAACAAATTGGTAGggatagttttgtttttctggaggTTGGTAGGGCTGCAATcaaagcagcagccaacaatTTAAGAAGATGTAAAAAAGAAGTCATTTACTGTGCAcaagttaaaggagctgatgggattttatttcactggagttgtacCTTGTATAATTCCTTGTGCCAAATAAATGATCCATTGACAGCATCCCTTTGTAAATCTACACATATATATCAGTATTAAGTGTTTTCAATCCACTGCCAAAAAAGCCTTAAGAACAGCCTGTAACAGTAGACCTAGATCTTTAAAATAAGTCAATTTGTGCTTTTCACTCAGTGTGTTTTGTACCAAGGGGCGTGATATTAACTGTCACTTGCTGTGTGCAGGCCCTGAGGAGCTGCTGGGGGGCGGTGGAGCAGGTGCGGGGTTACTATGTTGACTGGAGGATGCTGAGAGATgtcaagagaagaaaaatggcCTTTGACTATGCTGATGAGAGGCTACGGATCAATGCATTGAGGAAGAACACCATCCTTCCCAAAGAGCTTCAGGTACAGAGCAACTTTTTGACAGTGTGTTGTAAAACCAAGCATTAAATCAATGTTCACATTTATTAAATTTCACCTGAATCAAAACTTTTGTGatcatatatttataattatttaacaaaaaacaacaaccagtgTGTTTCtgaatgatttaaaatacaaataaagattgaaTTCCTAACAGTTTGAAATCGTTTCGCAGGAATTGGCAGATCAAGAAATTGCAGCTTTACCAAGGGACAGTTGTCCTGTGAGAATACGCAACAGGTGTGTGATGACTTCCAGACCTCGGGGTGTGAAGCGGAGGTGGCGACTTAGCCGGATTTTCTTCCGTCACTTAGCTGACCACAACCAGATGTCTGGGATTCTAAGGGCGAGGTGGTGACCGGGGATCCATTGGACACTACAGTCAGACTGGATAATAAATACAAGCTGTTTCTGTGGATATTGACTAAATTCAACACAGACTTGTTTTGGCCATTAAATGTCTAGAGTCTATCGAGGCATTGACTGTATAAAACAGTTCCACTAATGCCTGGAAGATGTTAATGTCTAAAGTGTATCCCCTGAGATTACTGCAGCATATTGTCATTATTCTGTATGTGCTGAGGACATGAATATATCCTTTTGGTAGATTGTTTGCCCCAGTCAGTATGTTGCTTTTGCTTTCCTGAGGCTCCTCTATATGAAAAACCGaatatttaaagagaaatattGTTGTGACTCCTAGGAAAAGCAAATATCCAAGTAACTTACTATACTCAGAAATGGATGAATAAATTCTGTTGTACATTACAAACCCTTATCGCAGTGGTCTTGGTTTATTGTGTAGAATGTGATGCATAGACTGTAATAAGTATAAATGTTGTCAAGGGAAACATGGGTTTTTGACATCATATTTTATCTGGGAGGCACTTTGTGCTTaagatcattattattattattatatttgataCTCAATGGTCTAAATTGAATATTATTTCCCATATTTGGTGAATGGCAGCAAAACTCTGTACTATCCATATTATTTTACAACGCTTAGTCTGATAGGCATAATACAAAATTCAAAGTGAGAGATGATTTTTATTCTGCAAACACAATATGCTCTTTCTTAGTCTGAGAAAAAGCATACTGGCTCGAAACGTCACAGaataaaaatcctgaaatggGAGCTCCCTGGTGTGCTGATCTCTAGAtcttcacattttgttcatCTTGGATCCAGCACCCGCTACGGGGTGtgcatgtcttattttgaatttcccttaataatacaaaattaagTCATGCTTTTAATTACTTGAAAGGACATCGAGAGAAATaagtttattgttatatttatggATAACAACGTTTGGGTCCTGTAGGTGGCGGTAGTGCACCAATAGCACAGCTTGCTaactgaagaagaagaggctGCAGTCTATCAAGTACATCAAGGATATGCTGCAGACTCAAAGCAGAGAGCAAGACACATCCGAGCTTAGCTTAGTCAACTAAGAAATCCTTCATGGATCTGACAGAACAGGTAAACGGCACTAATTATTCAGGTTATTACATGCTGATAGGACTTAACTAGGTTTTTTATGGTATCGGTTAGCTGAGGTGGTTTAGTTTAGCTCTATGTTATAAGATTCAATTCATGCTAATACGCAATGCTACATTTGCTAACGCCAGTGAACTTAGCTAGTTAGCAAGCAACCACGAACCTGCGATGTGATCTGTCATTTCTATCTGTATTTGACAATTGTGTTACGTTACTTTTTAACCACAACTCGCTTAAACTTCCGACATATAATAAAAGTGCCCAGTCACGTCTGGCAGCGtgtagctaactagctagccaACAGTAGGCTAGCTGTAACTGcagtttacaaaaacattttagcaacGTAATGTCAACATAACCACTATTAGCTCACCTCGACGTTATTGTTTGTCGCCACGACAGGTGAAGAGATTCACCGAGAGGCTAACGTTGAACTAATGTTTGGCTGAAATGTTACGTCAAGAGTGCACCGGTTAACTAATTCAAGTTTAGAGACAATGTCCCATTTACCTTAGCAGCCCTCATGTGTTGAGACCGGGAAACAGTCCTCTTCCACAAACTGATTTCACaaggcaaaataaataacttataTTGACTCGGATGTGTGCTAATGTCAGAGCACGTCAGTGTAGGCCTACAATACTGTTATAGTAATAGGGTGATTTGCATCAGATAAGATGCAGGGTCCCCGCGGATCCTTTAAACCATTAAAGGCATtcaattcattaatctaaaaatttAATTGATatgtcttaaatcaatatttcaaaagtcttaaaatgcaaatacaatatgggatttaataaaataataataataataataatataaatttactaactgttttgaggttttttaatattattattaaaaaacctcaaaacagttagtaaatttataaaaaaaaataatcagaatttaCCAAATGCTTCTAGCATAAAAGTCACCATAAAGTCATGTTAtgtgttacaataaatatttgggcaaaatcaTGAGAAAtccaaagtaaaataaacatctAGAATTCTAGTTTACCTTTAGTTATACTTCTATGCAAGTTCTttgttcttctttgtttttcttttctcttaatATTTGTAAGACTGgtgttaaatttcatttttagtcgcattaaaaaaaaagcctataaAAGTCTGAAATCACTCTTGCTTTAAGCTGTAAGGAACCCCGAGATAGatcacagaaaataagataaaaaaaagaataaaatagttAGCATGGCTGAAaccacatttttatgttttgtaacaAACACTTATTACAACCAATATCTACAAAAAAATACCCCCATTGTGTTCTACATCTAATTAAGTGAAATTCAAGCAGAGCCTTGTGCAATCTCTGTGAAGGAAATGCTTAGAATTTTTAACTTGACATGAATTACCCCTCTTGGGCATTGCCTCATTatctaaaaaatgttctgtCTATAAATGGTCGGCATTAGTTGTTTGCATTTCTCAGTGGTTCAAATCTTTCCCCAACACAGATCAACCAGTTGGAGGCAGATTTGCAGGAGCTGGGGTCACTCTTGGAgaaggcagagaggaagagagtgcAGGAGCTGCTAAAGCAGGAGCAGAGTAAAGTGGAGAAGGAGCTTGCAATCAAACGACAGCAGAAGGAGAAACAAGCCAGGAGAGAGGCAGACCCATCTGCTGCCTCAAAAGCAGCGTACACAGTCAAGATCACCAACTATGGTATGATGCCACTGAGACTATCAGTCGTTTCTGAGAAAATACAACAGTTAGGATTTGTGCAAGAACTGGAAAATATGTGAAAGTTGTTCACACTTTTGTCTCTTCTCTGCAGCGTGGGACCAGTCAGagaaatttgtcaaaatttacCTCACACTGAAGGATGTGCACAAAATTCCATCAGAAAATGTGGAGGTCAACTTTACAGAGAAGTATGCTGATAATCAACATATTTAAACTGATACAGATTTCCAATGTTTAATATTCATCACGTGTCATAACtataaaattgattttatttgctcATCGTGTCGTGTGcaggtcattttctgtgttgGTAAGAGATCTCAGTGGGAAGAACCATCAGATGACAATTCTCAACATGTTGTATCCAATCGACGAAAAGGAAAGCTACAAAAAGGTAAATGAAGCCTGTTTTTAGGTAAGAGAAtagacagtgtttttttcatagAAGGTGGCGTGAGTTCTTTACTTGTCACTCAAAAATTGGAAGCAGGAAATTGGactgattaatttaaaaagatttaagcCATACTCTGCATCTTAAtggcccagtgtgtaggattttaggggGATCTATTGGCAGAGACTGAACATAATATTCAGAATGTTGTTTTCTATTATGTATAATCAATTCAGACtaagaatcgttgtgtttttgtaccttaaaatgagccctTCATATACTAAATAGAGGATGAGTTCAAATCTAAGTCATGTTACAACaacatgtttctgcagtagtCCAGATCGGATAAACCAAAAACTGACTCCTGAGAGGGCCTTATGCGTATTTATGTTGATATGAAGGTCATCCTGGGATCTCACAGATGCTTGGTAAGGGAGAGGTATTCAGTTGATTGCAGACTGTGACCTCACTCTCAGATTTTACTCAAAAATTCCAAATTTCTCATGCTTTATTGTGCCGTTACACCTTGTTACATTTGAAACCATTTTGAATTTAAACTGTTTGTACACATGAGAACTTGCTCTGGTACCGTTTTTGTTTggatcagaaatgtgcaaatgtgaaTGATTTAAATGAAGCAGTTTACGACCACTAAAGGACAGAAAGTTGACTGCAGAACAAACGTGTAATAATCCTCTATTTACTACAAAGAGTGCTTATggctaaatgcaatcgccagatgTTTCTGAAACCTAGTTCAGACCAAAGACAAAATGAGTTGAAGAAACGTACAACTACTTGAAATGGGCTGGTCTGCACTGTTGTGAAACCTGCCAGTTTACACAAATGCAACGAGACGGTGTGTTGTCTTCATAGCAAAGATTCTCTATACTTCAGATGCAAGAAACAATTGAATGAGTACTTGTGTTTTTGAGTATGTTGCACACGTACAGccaaaagcagcagcagtgactcATCATCTGATACTGACACACCGCAAGGACAGAGACAACATACACGTGTCAACAGGAATATGAATGCGACTGAGTGGGGCTTGGCGGGGATGGAGGGCTGTTGTCAGAAAATGCTACAGCTAAAATACTGCCTGCTGAGAGTTTGTTACTGACTTGACCAGCTGACTTTGCTACAAGCTGATTGGCCGTCAGCCAATAAACAGGTGACATGCCTTATTTTCTAAAACCAGCGGCTTTCGACTTGACAAGCTCAGTCGCAGGTGACACCATCAGCCGACTTAGGTTGAAACTTTCTGAAACAGTTTTGTTGCATCGCAAATCTTGAGTCTGAACCCTactttacacatccagcagcaACAAAGAAACACGGGCATGAAGAAGGCCCAGTTCCCTTTCTCACCTACTGCTGAATTCAGGCTCAGTGTTtgcattttacctttttttagtCTCCTTACTTCTGGGGAAGACGGAACAGCAGAGACTTGTCGGCTTTTCAAAAGGCCCGTCTTTCATCTTTCTATCTTTCCTCCCtgcaacagataaaaacagacatggTCCTGGTCATGTGCAAGAAGCAGTCAACAAAGAAGTGGGAGTGCCTAACAACAGTGGAGAAGCAGTCTAAAGAGAAAGAGTAAGTTCAAAGAAATGGGtaattttgattatttgaattttgcacaaaacagGTTTTTTAAGTGACGTAAAGCTATATATGAGTCAAAATATGATGATACATATGTTTAGCACCACTTCTGATGCCAACGTGTTGTCTGTAGCTAAGGACACCACTTGCATAAGCGActgtgtaaaacaaaactatttgaaACCATGCCACTGTCCTCATACACACCCAAACAGCACTCTGAGATATTGCAGTGCAATACCACATCTGTAAGCCAGATGTCAC comes from the Plectropomus leopardus isolate mb chromosome 12, YSFRI_Pleo_2.0, whole genome shotgun sequence genome and includes:
- the mrps14 gene encoding 28S ribosomal protein S14, mitochondrial; amino-acid sequence: MAAHRIACLGLNALYSSVCAPKQALRSCWGAVEQVRGYYVDWRMLRDVKRRKMAFDYADERLRINALRKNTILPKELQELADQEIAALPRDSCPVRIRNRCVMTSRPRGVKRRWRLSRIFFRHLADHNQMSGILRARW
- the LOC121951058 gene encoding calcyclin-binding protein, with product MDLTEQINQLEADLQELGSLLEKAERKRVQELLKQEQSKVEKELAIKRQQKEKQARREADPSAASKAAYTVKITNYAWDQSEKFVKIYLTLKDVHKIPSENVEVNFTEKSFSVLVRDLSGKNHQMTILNMLYPIDEKESYKKIKTDMVLVMCKKQSTKKWECLTTVEKQSKEKDKPSVDENADPSDGLMSMLKKIYSEGDDEMKRTINKAWSESQEKKIRGEDMMDF